Sequence from the Paenibacillus riograndensis SBR5 genome:
GCGATGACATCACAATTAGAATGGTATAGTTCCCGTATTTATCGCATTCATTGCCGAACTGCTCCAAGGCTTGTGTGGAATCGGTCATTACTTTTAACAGATAATTGTGCTCTCCACTGATCCGGTAACATTCAACGACCTCCGGAGAGGAGCGGCAGAAATCCATGAAGGCGGTACATTCTCTGGAGTGGAACAGCATATAGGCGGCCGCATGTTTTCCAATCTTTTCGGGAGAGATTATGGTACGGTACCCGCTGATCACCCCGTTTTCCTCCATACGTCTAACCCTTTCCGTCACTGCCGGTTGTGATAGGCCCACACATTTTCCGAGTTCTGTCATAGATATTCTCGCTTGGCTCTGAAGGTGAAACAGAATCTGCTTATCCGTATGGTCCATCCCATTCAACTCCTTT
This genomic interval carries:
- a CDS encoding Lrp/AsnC family transcriptional regulator translates to MDHTDKQILFHLQSQARISMTELGKCVGLSQPAVTERVRRMEENGVISGYRTIISPEKIGKHAAAYMLFHSRECTAFMDFCRSSPEVVECYRISGEHNYLLKVMTDSTQALEQFGNECDKYGNYTILIVMSSPIDHKYLIPSLEGASPNLLE